The following coding sequences are from one Diadema setosum chromosome 9, eeDiaSeto1, whole genome shotgun sequence window:
- the LOC140233211 gene encoding uncharacterized protein: MIRSENDDVAYGTSTSARNRVRSRSRRSTDFSLDELLAILDKHNELRGQVSPQASNMERMSWDDDLATMAQEWSEGCYFGHGQPDNISPFSTLGQNLWLGTAGNTPPDGTGAVQAWYNEVQYYDYDTTECSYVCGHYTQVVWASSYALGCGRALCATASSDTANYTNVYIITCNYGPAGNYQGAQPYQEGDSCTQCDSGVALCYNNLCDTCSLEEDGCECAANCYNCGTFTENCTCECQDGWYGTDCSTVCEDTHQNCWQNPGWYGPEVCDLHASIPKGCPYMCGVCNLADPNFVCGGTNATTSSSTVTIETDTTMRQTSITTTEQTSLGHESGSTTEQGITSTSAEVPTSQSSVVVASDASSSSSTDSSTPLPISASTSTSLKPTQTSSSTVPSETTTMSQSTSTGVTTRVTTAVTGSECDDACLNGGTLDTSTCACTCADEYQGSVCQNVKSQVQYGVEIQLIADINAWSSFVNTLLRIVAEIVTSWCNVNFATCCPNQGSKTSNETLAYANESDVVVADGYPAEDTTGTANPASFWVMLLVSPPLSTELCQSGSTARRRRRWAPGGEATIRQNSLSDLHRWRRSTDDTSYLDQEALLSAITDNIAAIEDALNVTIGTVTRGEVETTDSTTSLSLGVIIGSSLAAVAVAVTLLIVGVFLVSSHKKKSTKVACISSHKGLGT; this comes from the exons ATGATTCGAAGTGAGAATGACGACGTAGCTTATGGGACGTCGACATCAGCACGAAACCGTGTGCGATCTCGTAGTCGTCGTTCCACCGATTTCTCTTTGGACGAGCTGCTGGCGATCTTGGACAAACATAACGAGTTGCGAGGGCAGGTGTCGCCACAAGCGTCCAACATGGAAAGAATG AGCTGGGATGACGATCTGGCGACCATGGCCCAGGAATGGTCAGAAGGATGTTACTTCGGACATGGTCAGCCAGACAACATATCGCCCTTCAGCACTCTCGGTCAAAATCTGTGGCTTGGAACGGCTGGCAACACGCCACCGGACGGCACAGGAGCGGTCCAGGCTTGGTACAACGAAGTCCAGTACTACGATTACGACACAACGGAGTGTAGCTACGTGTGCGGACATTACACTCAG GTGGTGTGGGCATCTTCCTACGCCCTGGGCTGCGGGAGAGCTCTGTGTGCGACAGCCTCATCAGATACGGCAAACTATACCAACGTCTACATCATCACATGTAACTACGGACCAGC AGGAAACTACCAAGGGGCACAGCCTTACCAGGAAGGTGATAGCTGTACCCAGTGCGATTCCGGTGTGGCGCTCTGCTACAACAATTTGTGTG ACACATGTTCGCTAGAAGAAGATGGTTGTG AGTGTGCCGCGAATTGCTATAACTGCGGGACATTTACAGAGAACTGTACGTGCGAGTGTCAGGACGGCTGGTATGGAACGGACTGCTCGA CGGTGTGCGAAGACACTCATCAGAATTGCTGGCAGAACCCCGGCTGGTACGGCCCGGAAGTGTGCGACCTGCACGCATCCATTCCAAAGGGATGTCCCTACATGTGTGGTGTATGCA ATTTAGCTGACCCCAACTTCGTATGTG GTGGAACAAATGCAACGACATCTAGTTCGACTGTTACCATTGAAACAGATACAACAATGAGACAAACATCAATAACCACGACTGAACAAACGTCTCTGGGACATGAAAGTGGGAGTACTACGGAGCAAGGAATAACTTCCACGTCTGCCGAAGTGCCGACATCCCAGTCGAGCGTCGTCGTCGCATCTGATGCTTCGTCGTCGTCGTCTACCGACAGCTCTACCCCTTTACCGATATCTGCCTCCACTTCAACGTCCCTCAAGCCAACACAGACGTCTTCTTCGACCGTCCCGTCTGAAACCACCACGATGTCGCAGTCGACATCCACTGGCGTCACCACTCGAGTGACAACCGCCGTAACAGGCAGCGAGTGCGACGACGCCTGTCTAAATGGCGGGACGCTGGACACGTCGACTTGCGCTTGCACCTGCGCAGACGAGTACCAGGGCAGCGTGTGTCAGA ATGTCAAGTCACAAGTTCAGTATGGAGTCGAAATTCAACTCATCGCGGATATCaatgct TGGTCCTCATTTGTAAACACACTCCTGAGAATTGTAGCCGAAATTGTGACGAGCTGGTGTAATGTTAACTTCGCAACTTGCTGCCCCAACCAGGGATCAAAGACAAG CAACGAGACTTTAGCATACGCCAACGAATCCGACGTGGTTGTGGCAGACGGTTATCCTGCCGAAGATACGACAGGGACTGCGAATCCTGCGTCCTTCTGGGTAATGTTACTGGTATCTCCCCCTCTATCGACAGAGCTGTGCCAGTCCGGTTCGACTGCTCGCCGACGGCGAAGGTGGGCTCCCGGTGGCGAAGCGACGATTCGGCAAAATTCACTCTCCGATCTCCATCGCTGGAGGCGCTCAACTGATGACA CCTCGTACTTGGACCAGGAGGCACTGCTGAGTGCAATCACAGACAACATCGCTGCCATCGAGGATGCCCTCAACGTCACCATAGGAACAGTAACCAGAGGGGAAGTCGAGACGACGGATTCAACTACGTCATTATCTCTTGGCGTCATCATTGGTAGCTCATTGGCGGCAGTCGCTGTCGCCGTCACTCTTCTCATAGTCGGGGTCTTCCTCGTTTCGTCACACAA gAAAAAGTCAACTAAAGTGGCTTGCATCTCTTCTCACAAGGGACTGGGAACCTGA